In Ruminiclostridium josui JCM 17888, the genomic window CCATGAAGGCATTTGTGCCGACGATTTGTATCCCTGTTCATAAAAGCCGTCTGAATTTCCGGATGGTCCGAATCTTATCATGTCCTTTTCTCCTAATAACGTTTATTTGCTTTCAAGGAAAACTTTCATGCCCTTGTAACTCATGTAAACATCTATTTTACTTGATATTTCAATTGGGGAATGCATAGAGAGTATCGGCACCCCACAATCAAGTACATCAACACCAAGGTTAGCAACATATTGAGCAATAGTTCCTCCACCGCCCAAGTCAACTTTACCCATTTCTGATGAATGCCATATAATTCCTTCTTTATTAAACAAGTTTCTTATTTCTGCCATAAATTCAGCATTAGCATCACTTGCATCATATTTGCCTCGTGAACCCGTGTATTTTTGAATTACAATACCATTTCCCATATATGATGAGTTTGACTTTTCATTTACACTTTCATATGTTGGATCAACAGCTGCATTAACATCTGCTGAAAGCATTTTTGAATTTTCCAGACATTGATTTGTTAAAATGTCTGAATAGTTATCTGTAGATAAATACAATAACTTTGATACAAAATTCTTAAGAAGACTGGACTGGGCTCCAGTGTTTCCCATACTTCCAATTTCTTCTTTGTCAGTAAGAATACACAGTGCTGTTTTTTCAGGCTGTACAAGATTAAGCATTGCTTTTACACATGTAAATGCACAAACCCTGTCATCCTGACCGTAAGCTCCTATCATACTCCTGTCAAGTCCGATATCCCTTGCTTTGTATGCAGGTACTGCCTCCAGTTCTGCTGATATAAAATCTTCTTCTACCATTCCGTATTTTTCGTTTAAGAGTTTTAAAATATTCAGCTTAATCTTATCTTTTACCTTATCATCCTTTAAAGGCATTGAGCCAAATAATATGTTAAGACTTTCACCTTCAATAACAGCTGTAGCTTTTTTCTGCATCTGCTCCTGTGCCAAATGAGGAAGTAAATCTGTTATTGTAAATACAGGGTCTTTGTCATCCTCACCAATACTGATTTCAACCTTTGTGCCATCTGCCTTAATAACTACACCATGTAATGCATAAGGAATAGTTACCCATTGATATTTCTTTATGCCACCATAATAGTGTGTCTTGAGAAGAACCATTCCCGCACCTTCATAAAGAGGATTTGGCTTTAAATCAAGGCGTGGAGAGTCTATATGTGCTCCTACCATATTTATTCCTCCAGTCAGCGGCTCTTGCCCGATTACAGCAAAAATCGCAGACTTACCCTTGTTTATGTAGTACACCTTGTCACCTTGTTTCAATTTTGTACCTTTTATCATAAGTTCATTAAGATTTTCATATCCCGCTTTAACTAACTGTTTTTCTACAACTGAGCAAAATTCACGTTCTGTTTTTCCTTCATCAAGGTACTTCTTATACTCATCGCATAATTCAAAAGCTTGTTGTATCTCTTTTTCGCTATGCTCCCAAGCATTTTTTTGCTTGTAGGTAAGTTTTTCTTTTAATAATTCACCCTGTGTCTTTTCATTATTCATATGATAACCTCTCTTTTTTGACTTTTAGTTTAAAATGTAGATAATATTAATTATTAGTAGTCAATAACACATCATACTTTATAGGATGGTTAATTTTAGTTTTATTATACTTTTCAAAGGAGAAAGTTACAATGCATGATAACCATATTCATTCAAAATTTTCTACAGATTCACACATGGACGCTGAAGAAGCCTGTAAAAGAGCAGTCGAAATAGGCCTTAAAGGATTAGTTTTCACTGACCATGTGGATTATGACTATCCGGATTTTGATGAAAGCTTTTTAATAGATTATAATGAATATTTCCCTTTTTTTAATAAACTCAAAGATAAGTGGAAATCAAAACTTGAAGTACTTATAGGTGTTGAAATGGGTTTTCAGCCTCATGTGCTTGATAAAATTAATGATATATTAAATCGTTATGACTTCGACTTTATCATTAATTCAGTGCACATAATAGAGCACAAGGACCCTTATACCGGAGCCTTCTTTAAAGGCAGGACACAGCAGCAGGCTTATGAAAGATATTTGGAGGAAATCCTTTGCTCAGTAAATGCTTATGATAATTATGATGTCATAGGTCATATAGGTTATGCTGCTCGCTACGGCAACTTTGAAGACAAACCTTTAAGATACAAGGATTACAGCGATATTATTGACGAGATTTTAAAAGCAGTTATAGCAAAGGGAAAAGGTATTGAACTAAATACTTCCGGCTTAAGAAGCGACCTTGGATGTACACTACCCGGTTATGATGTTTTCAAACGTTATTTTGAGTTAGGTGGAGAAATTATTACCATAGGGTCAGATTCTCACTCAACCGAGCATCTTGGACATAGTTTCAGGGAAGTATTGGAACATATTGCAAATATAGGATTTAAACATGTGGCGCATTTCAAGAATAGAAAACCTGTCTTTGAAAAAATAATTTAAATAAAATAAATTAGTAAATAAGCAGTATCATAAAAATCCATGATTCTTTGCCCATTTTTCTTTACTTTGATACATTTTTTCTATTTCAGCAGGAATTTTGCCTTCAACGGTTTTTAAAATCTGTCTGAAAAACACAAGGTCATTATAATCAGTCGTGAATACCCCATTTGGTGTAACCCTATACCATAAATCACCATTGGGACGTATCCACTTGCTGCTGGTCAGCTTAATGGAGTTAAGCAATAGTAAAGAAACATTACCTCTGTTTCCGCAATAAAATGATTAAGAGAAGTAGGATTAATCTTGTTTTTACCGCTGATATCCATGTAATCTGGTACAAATATAGCTTTCCCAACCTTATACTGTTTTGTCTTGTAATAATTTTTGTAAAAAGCAATATATTTATTAAGCTTTTCGAGTACGTATTTATCAGGATAGTCCTTATATATGTATATCAGCGAAGTACCAATACCCATTTGCATGCTCTTACTTGAAGAACTGACGGATTCTTAAAATAAGTTCTTACGCTGTTTGACCGTGGAACATAATTATACATGTTTTCCCTGTATAATCCATCGCTAAAAAAATCGCACCTGATTCAAAATCCATTTTCAACATTGTATTTGTTAACAAAAAACATCCAATTATTATTATCGCTGAGACTATTCAGAGTAAGGTTAACATATCCCGTTTTTTGCAGTTTATATACTGTACCAGTATATAAATCTTGGAGGTCATATAGAAATAAAAGTTGAAGCTTATTTTTCTTCATGAATACCTCTGTTACTGTATTTTGTATATATCTCCAGTAGTTTCATGGAAATTCAACCATTTATTATAATACGAAAAAATCTCCATGAAAGCTATATAATCAACTTCCATGGAGATTTTTTAATGTATATTTATATTAATGTTAATTTTTAATCTATTGTACCGCCGCCCACAACTACATCTCCGTCATAGAAAACTACTGATTGTCCTGGAGTAATAGCCCTTTGAGGTGTATCAAATACAACCTTTATACGGTTTTCATCAATTACATTTATTGTTGCAGGTGCTTCTTTTGCCGAATATCTGATTTTTGCATTTACCCTCATTCCATCGACCGGCTTCTCAATTGAAATAAAATTCAGGTCAGATGCCGTAAGTGTTTGGGAAAACACCTCGCTATCGTCTCCAAGAACAACTGTATTATTTTCGGGATTTACGGCTACTACAAACATTGGTTTTCCAAAAGCAATGCCAAGTCCTTTTCTTTGTCCTACAGTGTAATGAACAATTCCTTTGTGATCACCCAACACATTCCCCTTTGTATCTACAAATTTTCCAGGAATAATCTTTTTGTCACAGTTTTCACTTAGAAATTTTCCATAATCATTATCATGTATAAAGCAAATTTCCTGACTGTCAGGTTTCGTTGCCACAGAAAGGCCTATTTCCTTTGCAATTTCTCTGATCTCATCCTTTGTATAATCACCTACTGGCATAAGGGTATGGCTTAATTGCTTCTGTGTCAAATTATATAGTGCATACGTCTGATCTTTTCTGTCAGTAACGGATTTCTTTAGAATAAATCTTCCGTTTTTTGAATCTTGGATTACTTTTGCATAATGTCCTGTGGCAATATAGTCAATTCCCATGGAAAGAGCCTTATCTAGCATAGCCTGCCACTTAACATGCCTGTTACAGGCAATACATGGGTTTGGTGTTCTTCCTCTAAAGTACTCTTCCTTAAAATATTCAATAACCGTTTTATTAAAAATGTCTTTAAAGTTTAAAACATAATAAGGTATACCTAATTTGTTTGCAACCCTTCTGGCATCATCAACTGCAGAAAGTGAACAGCAGCCGCCTTCAGACTTCTGCCGCTCTTCATCCATATCCTGCCATATTTGCAAAGTAACTCCTATAACCTCATAACCCTGTCTCAATAAAATGGCGGCAGCTACAGAACTGTCAACGCCGCCGCTCATACCAAGCATTACTTTCTTTGATCCCATTATATATCTCCTGCTATAATTCTATTCTTCATCATCAAAGTCTTCCTCACGTCCATGGCTATGGTGACAAGCTGAACATTCTCCTGTACAACCTTCATCTTCATTTGGGTCAACTAATCCGTTTCTTTTTCTGTAGTCGTACAAAGCAGCTGCAATTGCTTCTTCTGCAAGATTTGAACAGTGCATCTTTGCAGGAGGTAGCCCATCCAAAGCCTCAGCAACCGCTTTATTAGTAATTTTCATAGCTTCTTCAACTGTTTTACCCTTAACCAACTCAGTAGCCATACTACTAGTAGCAACAGCGGCTCCGCATCCGAAGGTCTTGAACTTTGCATCAACAATTATATTGTCTTCAATTTTAAGATACATTTTCATTATATCTCCGCATTTCGGATTTCCAACCTGGCCCACGCCGTTAGCATCTTCTATTTCTCCAACATTTCTCGGATTTGAGAAATGATCCATAACCTTTTCACTATACATTTTACATACCTCATTTCTATACAAATAATATTAATATGTGTTATTTATTTTACTTTTTATCTTTTACTGCTTCCCAAAGAGGTGACATATCTCTTAGTTTGCTAACCATCTGAGGTATCACCTCGAGTATATAATCAACATCTTCCTGAGTGTTTTCATCTCCAAAAGTAAGCCTTAGTGAACCATGTGCAATTTCATGGGGTAACCCTATAGCTAATAGGACATGAGAAGGATCAAGTGACCCCGATGAGCAGGCAGATCCGCTGGAGCCGTATATTCCCTTCATGTCAAGCATAAGAAGAAGTGATTCTCCCTCTATAAACTCAAATGAAATATTTACGTTACCGGGCAGTCTGTTATGTCTATGTCCGTTTAACCTGATATAAGGAACTTTTGCAAGCAAACCCTCTATAGTTCTTTCTCTAAGTTCTATCAATTTTTTATTATATTCATCAAGGTTTTCAGTAGCTAGCTCAATAGCTTTCCCCAAACCTATTATTGCCGGAACATTTTCTGTACTGGCTCTTTTTCCACGCTCCTGATGTCCTCCGTGGATAAATGAAGAAATCTTAACACCCTTTCTTATATACAATGCTCCTATGCCCTTTGGACCATAGAATTTATGACCTGATAAAGAAAGGAGGTCAACATTCAAATCCTTAACATCTATCTTTACATTTCCAACCGCCTGTACAGCATCTGTGTGGAATAAAACTCCCTTTTCCTTTGCGATGGCACCGATTTCCTTTATAGGCTGAATAGTACCTATTTCATTATTTGCAAACATTATGCTGATAAGTATTGTATTTTCCTTAATTGCATTTCTTACCTGTTCGGGAGATACAAGTCCATCACTGTCTACAGGAACATATGTTATCTCAAAACCTTCACTTTCAAGATATTTGCATGAACTCATGATTGCTGGATGCTCAATAGCTGATGTAATAATATGGTTTCCCTTATTCTTGTATGCAGCAGCTATTCCTTTAAGTGCCCAGTTATCTGCTTCACTCCCTGATCCTGTGAAATATATCTCTCTAGGTTCTGCACCTATTGCCTTAGCAACCTTTTCTCTGGCATCTTCCACAGCTTTTTTGCTGTCGCGGCCCAAACTATATATAGACGAAGCATTTCCAAAATGCTCACTGAAATACGGTTTCATAGTTTCAAATACTTCAGGTTTCACATATGTGGTTGCAGCATGATCTAAGTATACTATTCTGTCCTCCATCACTAACACTCCCTTTTATATATCTTTAAATTGTATTTATTCTAATTATACCCCTGCAAGAAGCAACAAAAACAGCTTATATGTAGTAAATATAATTATTATTAGTCTTATTTCCCAACTCCGAAACAAGATCCGCCAGAGTTATTGAGTCAACTACCTCGTTAATTTTATCTCGTATTTTAGCCCAGACATCTGCCGTAACGCACTCATCAGCCCTGTCACAATTTGTTGGCACATCAGGGTCAATACACTCTACCGGACATAATGTTCCTTCAAGAGATCTCAAAATATCTCCAACAGTTATTTTATCAGCCGGCCTTGCTAGAAGATAGCCGCCTTGAGCCCCTCTTATGCTTTTAACAAGACCTGACTTTTTCAGGGATGAAAATAACTGTTCCAGATAGTTTTCTGAAAGTCCTTGCCTTTCGGCAACACTTTTCAGAGAAACCTGTCCTTCACTTTCATGGGCAGCAAGATCAACAATAGCCCTAAGTCCATACCTTCCTTTTGTTGATACTTTCACTTACCTTCACGCCCCTTATAAAAAATAATTTAGGCAATCGGCTACTAAACTCTGTGTTTTTTAAGCCAATCACCTCAATTCCAATTAAATTACTATGATTTAATCAGATGTTAACACATTAACAAAGTTAATGCAAGCATCTGCTAATTTTTTTATTGCCTTTTTTTAATTAAATAAACGAACTATAACACCTTGTCTTTAACATATAATCAATTTCGTCAATACTCTTACCGTTTGAACATACTATAAATACTCCGTAACCCGTACTGCCTGTACCATCATTTGAGCTTACATTATCTTCGGTAATTGCTGAGAAATCAAAGTTTTTACCCTGATAAACAACTGCATCCACAGGTTTTTTATAAGAATACAGGTCAACAACTGTATAACCTCTTTTTTTTAGTCCTTCTGCAATATCTGTAAGATTTGAAGAAACCGCAACAACCATATAAATCCACCTCAAACATCCAATAGTCTATACCAGGATATTATTTGCTGCGGATTTATTTTTATTCTTAGTTATATTTATTTTTTTCGACATCAGCCTCTATTTCCTGATACACGTTAGCATCTTTGTAGTTTTTGTTTTCTCTAGCCAACCTTGGCCCTGAAAACAGATAAAATACGGCTATTATTAAATACAATGCCATACTTGGCACAATTAAAACATGGAATATTGTTATATTTAACAGCAGAAGTACAAAACCTGCAAGTAATACCCATGCCAAAACTCTTTTAAAAGTACTAGTTTCCATTTTTACCTCCATTTTTCAAGCCATTCTTTTATTCTGGCTTCATACCCATTTTGAGTTGGATTGTAGTAGATTGTTCCCTTCATTTCCTCAGGGAAAAACTCTTGCTTGACTATGTTGTTTTTATAGTCATGTGCGTATTTATATCCTATACCATATCCCAGTTGTTCCATGCCCTTGGCTGCCGCATTTCTTAAATGCATAGGAACACTTCCGGTATTTTTTGATTCTACATCTGATAATGCCTTGTTAATTGCCACATATGCCGAATTGGACTTTGGACTGCAAGCTACAGTTACAGCAGCATGAGCAAGTATTATTCTTGCTTCCGGCATACCTATCATTTTAACAGCCTGAGCTGCAGCTACTGCCACCTGTAATGCCGTAGGGTTTGCCATTCCTACATCCTCTGAAGCACATATAATTATTCTTCTGGCAAGGAATTCAACGTCTTCACCTGCATAAAGAGCTCTAGCCAAATAAAATACAGCTGCATCGGGATTACTTCCCCTCATGGACTTTATAAACGCACTGATGTTATCATAGTGTTCTTCACCGTTTTTGTCAAAACGTATAGCCTTCTTTTGGACACATTGCTCTATGGTATCAATTCCAATGTCTATTTTTCCGTCTTGCCCCAGCTCCGAGGTAAGAACTGCCAACTCAAGAGAATTCAAAGCAGTTCTGGCATCTCCTGAGCTAACCTCACAAAGGTAATCCATAGCTTCATCCGATATATTAATATCGTAGTTTCCCAATCCTCTCTCCTTATCCTCAAGAGCATATTTTAACAACTCTCTTATATCATCATTTTCAAGAGGTTTAAGCATAAATACCGTAGATCTTGATATTAATGCTTTATTTACTTCAAAAAACGGATTTTCCGTAGTAGCACCAATAAGTACAATAGAGCCATCTTCAACAAATGGAAGCAGTGCATCCTGCTGTGATTTGTTGAACCTGTGAATTTCATCTATAAACAATACTGTCCTTCCATTTGGATTCAGCAAGGTGTTTTGTGTATCAGCGGCTATTCTTTTTATATCTGCTACTCCAGAAGTAACGGCATTCAGCTTTTCAAAACTGGATTGGGTTGTGTTTGCTATTATTCTTGCCAGAGAGGTTTTTCCTGTCCCCGGCGGGCCGTACAAAATAATAGAGGTTATTCTGTCAGCCTTTATCATTCTGTAGAGCATCTTGTCCTTACCAATTATATGTTTTTGTCCCACAAATTCATCAATTGTCCTTGGCGACATCCTGTACGCTAAAGGTTGTATTCTATCTCTCATTTTGCACCTTTTATTTTGTAATTGTAAATGATTTCCATATGTCATTAACCTCCTTAACTGCCTTATCAGTTGCAGTCAAGTCCGGTACGAAACTCATAAAGAAATATGAATAACTTTCTTTTTCAAAAATGTGGATTTGCGCAGTCCCGTACAAATCCTGCTCTTCATCCTCAACTCGGTATGTATAATTTCTGACTTTTGTCCCCTTGTCCGTAGTCGTACTTTTTGATGTTTGTTTAAAACCTGTTGAAGTCATAACCGAACTTAGATAAAACTTTTCCTTATCCTGAAGATTTTTGGTTTGAGCATTATTGGGTGTAGCCTCAATCATTATAAACGCATTTGAATTAGGGTTGCTGAATTGTATAATGTTGAACATGCTGGAATCCATCCAGTATCCTTGTATCTTCAAATTCCATTTATAAGTTTTATTTACATAATTAAAAGGTTTGTCACTTGAAGAGACCCTATTATCCTCATTTTTTGCATTAAATTCACTGATTTCGTCAGCCAACTTATCCCCTGTATCACTGAATAATATTATTTTATCAACTGTATTCAGGTATTCATTTTTTGCTTTGGAATACTCATTTTCAGGAAGCTTTACTGAGATTTCATATACAAAAGACCCTTTCTGAAAATAATATTCGTCAATAACATAGCTTTTACCACCCTGCTTAATCTTGAACTTTAGGTTTTTAGCTATGGTTCCAACTAAAGTTCTTTCTCCGGTACTGACAAAGGTATATGTCTTTGGGCTAAAATTTTTATCATAACCTTTTTTAATATTTTCTACATATTGTCCTAAAGTCTTTTCTCCCAATATGTTTACAGTAATCTGCACATAGTGTTTTGTATCAAGGCCCAGAAAAGTTGTTAACTGATCTCCTGAAATCTTAAGAACATTCCAGTTAGCCGGAATATCCATAGACCATGAAAGGTACTTATTACGGGATGAAAATGAAATGTAATTATAATAACTAACTTTGCCGTTAACTACTTTTGAAAGGTCCTGTATTCCTTTTACATTGCCTTTGTATTCAAGGTTAAAGGAGTCTACAATATCTGAATAATACTTCTCTGACATCAGACGTTTTGAAGACACACTCCCATCATAGCATCCTATTGTCAAAGAGTAAAAGTACTGTCCCTTATCATATACTCTGGTTCTTGTGGGTTCATCGTATTCGGATATACCAGAGCACTCAAAGTATGGAACTTTGGCTTTTAAGTTCAAGTTAGACTCTTCTGTACTGTTCTCAAGCTTAAATGTATTTAAATACTGTGTCAATGTTCTGTTATTTTTAGCTTCAACCTTAATTTCAAAATATAATCCTCTGCCCTCGTTTGTTACCTGAATAAAGTCTGACTTGAAGCTGTTGGATATAATTCTGGAACCGGAAGGTACACTAAGACTCCATCCAAAAAAGCTGTTACCGATTTTAGGAGTGCTTATTCCGCCTGTAAGAAATGACAAATCACTCAATGCGCCATCGTCTTCAAGAACAATTTTTACTATGCCACTACTCACATCACTTTTAACCGTAACAGGAAAATTGGATGCAATAAAATCAATAGGAACCATTGTACTGTTGTTTTTTTGCGAAGGAGCAACAGACATGGTCTTTTGTTGATAGTTTGCTATGTATTCAGTTTTGCTTATAGTTATTTCAACAGTATTCCCGCCGTAAATTATACTGATACGCTCACTATCCTCGGAGTTTTTGCTTACTTCAGCGCCAATGGTATCTGCAAAGCACTCAAGAGGTACTATAAAAGTACCGTCAATAATATAAGGTGTTTCGGTTATATTAGTATAATTACCATTTACACAAATCTGATTTATGCCTGTCCTAAATTCTATTACAGTTTTGTCATCATCAGCTGCATACATATTTGAAATGCTTGTCAAAAGAATTGCCAAAACAATGAGAATACTTACATATTTCTTAATTTTCATATTTGCACGCCCTTATTCTTAGAATTATTTTTCACCAAAAGTAACAGTAATATTAAATTCTCTGTTGTCACGCTGCAATTTGAATTCAGCAATGTCGCCAGGCAGGTACTTCTTCATTTCTTCGTTGTAGTCTGTAGTTGAGTTAATCTTAACACCATTTATGGAAATCAGCCTATCGTCAACTTTAATATTATATTTCTGTGCAGGGGAGTTTTTTTCAATAGATTTTACAGTTACTCCTTCTGCGGTATTGGGTAAGCCATACAGGGAAGTTATACTGTCAGAAAAAACAAGCCCAAGATATGGACGTCTGATTTTTCCAAACCTTTCAAACTGGTCTATGGCATATTTAACAGTATCAATAGGTATTGAAAATCCCATACTCTGTACACCTATTCCTGCATAAACCCATGAATTAATACCTACAACTTCACCTTTCATATTCACCAACGGACCGCCGCTGTTTCCCGAATTAATGGCAGCATCGGTCTGCAAAAATCTATACTGTCTATTCTCAGACCTGTTCATCCCACTGATTATTCCCCTTGTAGCAGAATTTCTCAGTCCAAATGACAAAGGTGTTCCTATTGCTACAACTTCATCACCCACAGCAACTTTTGAAATATCTCCGAATGTTGCAGGTTGGAGCCCGCCTTTATCAATTTTTATCTCCGCCAAATCAAGGTCCTCATCAATAGCTTTCAGCCTTGCCTTGTATGCTTTACTATTCGAAAGCACTACAACAATACTTTCCATGTCTTTTACCACATGAGCATTTGTTATTATGTAACCATTACTGCGATATATGACTCCTGTTCCGAATATAATATTATCTGAAGTTTCATCATATTCGTAACTACTTTCTTTCAATTTACCTATAATCCCAACTACTGAAGGACTTACTTTTGATACTACATTTGAAATTCTATTCAAGGAGTTTATATCGATAGAATTGTTCTCCTGAGTAATTGAGACACCTTCCAAATAGGATGACAATGCATCAACGGATATATACTGCTTGCCTTCTATTGTCTTTATTCCGCTAGAGAATTCCTGTCCGTTTATCCTAAGGGTAGTTCCGGCTGCAAAGGTATTCGTAGTGCAAAAAGCAAAAATCAAAAGGAGTACTACGCATTTTGCAATATTGATTCTTTTCATTTTTACCTCCATATAAGTTTTCTTTTGTAAACCATATCCAAAAATGCTATTTAAGTAACATTTTATCATTATAATCTTTTGAATACAATTAGACTAATCTGTAACCTTTTTAGTTAAATTTATATGTTATAAAGAAGTTCAACTCTTTCAATTGGAACATATGCAAGACTATTATTAATACGTTTACTTTCCATAAGTGATATTGATTTCACTTTAATAATAAGTCTCTCAATATCAGTTTTTTCTGTTAAAAAATTAAAATCCTCTATTTTTACTTCTCTTGCCAGAGTTATGTGAGGATTATAGCTTCTTTCCTCTATTTGATATCCATTTTTAACCAGAATGTTTTCTAAATTATTGTAAAGCTGTTGAAGATGTAAGCTTTTTTCCAAACCTACCCACATTACACTTCTGTTTCCCTTCCTGAAACTCCCTAATTTGTCCAGCTTAAGTTCAAATTCTGAAGTCTTGGCTGCATCTCTTAATACCTGTTTTAGATTTTCAACTTGCTGAATATTTTGCTCACCTATAAATCTTAGTGTAAGATGGAAATTTTCTCTAAATGAAAAATTTCCGGATATGCAATGGGATTTAACTTCCTTTTGAATTTCATATAAATAGTCCTTTATGGCCTCGTCTAACTCAATGGCAAAAAACACTCTCATAGCAACTTACTCCATTATGTTTTAGTAATTATTATCATAAATATTTATTTTTCATTATTAATCTTAGCATATATGATGCCGCTTATTCATTATACTAAATAACTAAAAAATGCATCTGAAGCTTATAGATTCAGATGCACTAAATATAAACATTCAAGTTATCTTATTCTCACTGATTGCTTTTACCTTGTCTACAAAAATATCTGTTAATTCATGTGCAAATTCTTGGGTATAACCTTCTCCTATTACCTTACAAACTGGTTTTTCTGCGTCCGGCAATACCAGAACCCAGCCCTTATCACCCACTACTTTAACTCCTTCAAGTGTTTCAACACTGTTTGAATTTTCCTCAATAATAGCTCTTATGACCTTTCCCTTTGCAGACCAGGAGCATTTCACCTCTTTTTTTATTATATGAAAATCGGGTATCGAGTCCACTATCTTTGCAAGGCTTATGTCATTAAGCATCATATAGTCTATTATCCTGACAAAAGCTTCAACAGGGTCAAAATTCATTGCAAAGAAATCCAACATACTTTCGTCAAATTCCTCATCTAATATCTTGTTCATCAGCTCTGTTGTTGATGTTTTTGTTCTTATAACCCTTTCTTTATTCTCTCCAGCCATTTTCTCAATTACAGTACTGGCATTCAATGGCACTATAACCTTGTTGCAGGCTTTTGATTTTAAGTGAATGTATGAAATAAGTGCAATATACATGTCATCAGCTATTATCCTGCCTTTTGTATCTATAAGGAATATTTTATCATAGGAATTTGCAAAATAAACTCCCACATCAAAGCCTCCGTGCTTTACAACTTGCGAAAGAGTTTTCAAATCGGAAAAAAGGCTTTTTCTTTTATCATGGACTTCTTTTGTATTAGCAAATTCATATCGGCAATTCAACTCGTTTAATATCGTTGACACTATATTCTTCAAATCACCAGAAGGTGCTATTAAAGCAATTTTCAAATCATGTTTTTCCGCCATTGTATGGTTTATTATACTTCGAATATAAAAAACTTTGTGATCAGGTACATTAATAACTGCTTTTATT contains:
- a CDS encoding aminopeptidase; the encoded protein is MNNEKTQGELLKEKLTYKQKNAWEHSEKEIQQAFELCDEYKKYLDEGKTEREFCSVVEKQLVKAGYENLNELMIKGTKLKQGDKVYYINKGKSAIFAVIGQEPLTGGINMVGAHIDSPRLDLKPNPLYEGAGMVLLKTHYYGGIKKYQWVTIPYALHGVVIKADGTKVEISIGEDDKDPVFTITDLLPHLAQEQMQKKATAVIEGESLNILFGSMPLKDDKVKDKIKLNILKLLNEKYGMVEEDFISAELEAVPAYKARDIGLDRSMIGAYGQDDRVCAFTCVKAMLNLVQPEKTALCILTDKEEIGSMGNTGAQSSLLKNFVSKLLYLSTDNYSDILTNQCLENSKMLSADVNAAVDPTYESVNEKSNSSYMGNGIVIQKYTGSRGKYDASDANAEFMAEIRNLFNKEGIIWHSSEMGKVDLGGGGTIAQYVANLGVDVLDCGVPILSMHSPIEISSKIDVYMSYKGMKVFLESK
- the mnmA gene encoding tRNA 2-thiouridine(34) synthase MnmA, which encodes MGSKKVMLGMSGGVDSSVAAAILLRQGYEVIGVTLQIWQDMDEERQKSEGGCCSLSAVDDARRVANKLGIPYYVLNFKDIFNKTVIEYFKEEYFRGRTPNPCIACNRHVKWQAMLDKALSMGIDYIATGHYAKVIQDSKNGRFILKKSVTDRKDQTYALYNLTQKQLSHTLMPVGDYTKDEIREIAKEIGLSVATKPDSQEICFIHDNDYGKFLSENCDKKIIPGKFVDTKGNVLGDHKGIVHYTVGQRKGLGIAFGKPMFVVAVNPENNTVVLGDDSEVFSQTLTASDLNFISIEKPVDGMRVNAKIRYSAKEAPATINVIDENRIKVVFDTPQRAITPGQSVVFYDGDVVVGGGTID
- a CDS encoding histidinol-phosphatase HisJ family protein → MHDNHIHSKFSTDSHMDAEEACKRAVEIGLKGLVFTDHVDYDYPDFDESFLIDYNEYFPFFNKLKDKWKSKLEVLIGVEMGFQPHVLDKINDILNRYDFDFIINSVHIIEHKDPYTGAFFKGRTQQQAYERYLEEILCSVNAYDNYDVIGHIGYAARYGNFEDKPLRYKDYSDIIDEILKAVIAKGKGIELNTSGLRSDLGCTLPGYDVFKRYFELGGEIITIGSDSHSTEHLGHSFREVLEHIANIGFKHVAHFKNRKPVFEKII
- a CDS encoding YkuS family protein, which gives rise to MVVAVSSNLTDIAEGLKKRGYTVVDLYSYKKPVDAVVYQGKNFDFSAITEDNVSSNDGTGSTGYGVFIVCSNGKSIDEIDYMLKTRCYSSFI
- a CDS encoding RrF2 family transcriptional regulator translates to MKVSTKGRYGLRAIVDLAAHESEGQVSLKSVAERQGLSENYLEQLFSSLKKSGLVKSIRGAQGGYLLARPADKITVGDILRSLEGTLCPVECIDPDVPTNCDRADECVTADVWAKIRDKINEVVDSITLADLVSELGNKTNNNYIYYI
- the nifU gene encoding Fe-S cluster assembly scaffold protein NifU, producing MYSEKVMDHFSNPRNVGEIEDANGVGQVGNPKCGDIMKMYLKIEDNIIVDAKFKTFGCGAAVATSSMATELVKGKTVEEAMKITNKAVAEALDGLPPAKMHCSNLAEEAIAAALYDYRKRNGLVDPNEDEGCTGECSACHHSHGREEDFDDEE
- the nifS gene encoding cysteine desulfurase NifS, which produces MEDRIVYLDHAATTYVKPEVFETMKPYFSEHFGNASSIYSLGRDSKKAVEDAREKVAKAIGAEPREIYFTGSGSEADNWALKGIAAAYKNKGNHIITSAIEHPAIMSSCKYLESEGFEITYVPVDSDGLVSPEQVRNAIKENTILISIMFANNEIGTIQPIKEIGAIAKEKGVLFHTDAVQAVGNVKIDVKDLNVDLLSLSGHKFYGPKGIGALYIRKGVKISSFIHGGHQERGKRASTENVPAIIGLGKAIELATENLDEYNKKLIELRERTIEGLLAKVPYIRLNGHRHNRLPGNVNISFEFIEGESLLLMLDMKGIYGSSGSACSSGSLDPSHVLLAIGLPHEIAHGSLRLTFGDENTQEDVDYILEVIPQMVSKLRDMSPLWEAVKDKK